One Malania oleifera isolate guangnan ecotype guangnan chromosome 10, ASM2987363v1, whole genome shotgun sequence genomic region harbors:
- the LOC131167086 gene encoding zinc finger CCCH domain-containing protein 11, giving the protein MPPKQQSKTDLAKKQKIVEDKTFGLKNKNKSKNVQKYVQSLQQSVQPKPDSSKAAAKKKKEEEKAREKELSDLFKIAVSQPKVPVGVDPKSILCEFYKVGQCAKGFKCKFSHDLNVQRKGEKIDLYSDKRDEETMEDWDQATLEKVVESKKKEYNQNKPTEIVCKYFLEAVEKKQYGWFWDCPNGGKDCHYRHALPPGYVLKSQMKALLEEESEKMPIEEEIENQRAKTTTSTPMTAELFFQWKNKKMEEREAGLAAQRAERAKNDRMSGRELFLSDSSLFVDDVEAYEKYQREEEAEGAEQKAKEKAAGEGPSSSTSAAVAADSEDALPEDDDELDMDELNELEASLSRTSIQIGEPGVET; this is encoded by the exons ATGCCTCCGAAGCAGCAATCGAAGACCGACTTAGCGAAGAAGCAGAAGATCGTCGAGGATAAGACGTTCGGGCTCAAAAACAAGAACAAGAGCAAAAATGTTCAGAAATACGTGCAGAGCCTTCAGCAATCGGTCCAGCCCAAGCCTGACTCTTCCAAAGCCGCCGCTAAG aagaagaaggaggaagagaaggCGAGAGAGAAGGAGCTGAGTGATTTGTTCAAGATAGCAGTTAGTCAGCCCAAAGTACCAGTGG GTGTTGATCCCAAGTCAATCTTATGTGAATTTTACAAGGTGGGGCAATGTGCCAAGGGGTTTAAATGCAAGTTCTCGCATGATTTGAACGTCCAGAGGAAGGGCGAAAAGATAGATCTTTATAGTGACAAGCGTGACGAAG AAACCATGGAGGACTGGGACCAAGCAACATTGGAGAAGGTGGTGGAGTCGAAGAAGAAAGAGTATAACCAGAATAAACCCACCGAGATT GTCTGCAAATACTTTTTGGAAGCAGTGGAAAAGAAACAGTATGGATGGTTCTGGGATTGCCCAAACGGAGGCAAAGATTGTCACTACAGACATGCTCTTCCTCCAGGATATGTTTTGAAATCTCAGATGAAGGCGCTTCTGGAGGAAGAAAGTGAAAAGATGCCTATTGAGGAAGAGATTGAAAATCAG CGTGCAAAAACAACAACCTCAACGCCAATGACGGCTGAGTTGTTCTTTCAATGGAAGAATAAAAAGATGGAAGAAAGAGAAGCTGGATTGGCTGCACAGCGAGCTGAGAGGGCTAAGAATGATCGCATGAG TGGACGCGAATTGTTTCTTTCGGATTCTAGCTTGTTTGTTGATGATGTGGAGGCATACGAAAAATACCAGAGGGAAGAAGAGGCTGAGGGTGCTGAACAGAAG GCCAAGGAAAAGGCTGCTGGGGAGGGACCAAGCAGCTCAACAAGTGCAGCTGTGGCTGCCGATTCTGAAGATGCTCTTCCTGAGGATGACGATGAGCTAGACATGGACGAGTTAAACGAGCTTGAAGCAAGTTTATCAAGAACATCAATTCAAATTGGTGAGCCGGGTGTAGAAACGTAA
- the LOC131167085 gene encoding uncharacterized protein LOC131167085, protein MYRLLDEMVEEIGESNVIQVVTDNASNYVAAGRLLEAKRPHLYWTPCAAHCIDLILEDIGKMPSIHATLKRAIFLNGYVYNRVGVVNLMRQFTGGKELLRPAVTRFATAFITLRSIHLQKNNLRKMFTSEDWNTTKWAKEAAGKRAATIVLMPTFWSTIVYALKLTGPLVRVLRLVDGEKKPAMGYIYEAMDRAKEAIAKAFGEREDKFKEAFEIIDTRWGCQLHQPLHAAAHYLNPEFFYSNPNILQDEEIMTGLYKCVGRLVPTIEMQDKVSNELEKYNAASGVFGISLAVRQRKTKAPAQWWMAYGSTTPNLQKFAVKILSLTCSATGCERNWSIFQHLHSKRRNRLSQQRLNDLVFVKYNRTLRRRYDKRDTIDPILLKDIDDSNEWLIGRMDGDFDEDDELVFEDDNLTWDSVARAAGLNNPPHHTRSRISTNMPSSSKGRGRASSSSATTARGRITMLELVDEDEIQVDSVEETEEEKDVGENSSNDEEEDDDIFTDLVDDE, encoded by the exons atgtatagattacttgatgagatggtcgaagaaattggagaatcaaatgtgattcaagtggtaactgacaatgcgtcaaactatgttgcagcag ggagattgttggaagcaaagaggccacatttatattggacaccgtgtgctgctcattgcattgatttaattttggaggatattgggaagatgccttcaattcatgcaactttgaaaagggcaatttttttgaatggctatGTCTATAATCGTGTTGGCGTTGTCAACTTGATGAGACAATTCACTGGAGGAAAGGAGTTACTAAGAcctgcagttacaagatttgcaactgccttcatcactcttcgttcaatccatcttcaaaagaataacttgaggaagatgtttacttctgaagattggaatactactaaatgggcaaaggaggcggctggcaaaagagcagctactattgttttgatgcctactttttggagtaccatcgtctatgctcttaagttaacaggtccacttgttcgtgtactccgtttggttgatggggaaaagaagcctgcaatgggatatatttatgaagcaatggatagggctaaggaagccatagctaaggcttttggtgagagagaggataaattcaaggaggcatttgaaattattgatacgaggtggggatgccaactccatcaaccgttgcatgcagctgcacattacttgaatccagaatttttttattcaaaccccaacattttgcaagatgaagaaattatgacGGGTTTGTACAAATGTGTTGGAAGGTTAGTGCCAACtattgaaatgcaagataaagtttcaaatgagttggaaaaatacaatgccgctagtggcgtctttggaattagtttggcagtgagacaaaggaagacaaaagcaccag cgcaatggtggatggcatatggatcaacaactccaaacttgcaaaagtttgctgtgaaaattcttagcctcacgtgtagtgctaccggctgcgaaagaaattggagcatattccaacat cttcatagcaaaaggagaaataggctatctcagcaacgcttgaatgatttggtatttgtgaaatataatcgaacttTGAGGCGTCGATACGACAaacgtgacaccattgatcccatcctcctgaaggacattgatgatagtaatgagtggttgattggtaggatggatggtgattttgatgaggatgatgaacttgtgtttgaagatgataatttgacttgggattctgttgctagagccgctggactaaataaccccccgcatcacactagatcaagaataagtacaaatATGCCATCATCGTCTAAAGGAAGAGGAAGGGCTTCATCTAGTAGTGCAACCACTGCTAGGGGTCGGAtcacaatgttggaacttgtagatgaggatgaaatccaagttgatAGTGTAGAGGAGacggaagaggaaaaagatgttggagaaaacagttctaatgatgaagaggaagatgatgatatcttcaccgacctagttgatgatgagtga
- the LOC131166507 gene encoding protein SENESCENCE-ASSOCIATED GENE 21, mitochondrial-like, which yields MENRFRTSGGFSLLLARESPISSCSQISNAKLILALVANNVSLAVNKRGYSAATQGVASSVAKGARSGVMVKKQGEQTGKTNSSWVPDPVTGYYRPENLDDEIDVAGLRNMLLKNKH from the exons ATGGAGAACAGATTCCGGACGAGTGGCGGGTTTAGTTTGTTGTTGGCAAGAGAATCTCCCATTAGCAGCTGCTCCCAAATCTCCAATGCTAAGCTGATCTTGGCTCTCGTCGCCAATAATGTTTCCCTTGCCGTCAACAA GCGGGGTTATTCTGCGGCGACTCAAGGGGTAGCGTCGAGCGTAGCCAAAGGAGCAAGGAGTGGTGTGATGGTGAAGAAACAAGGAGAACAGACGGGGAAGACGAATTCTTCATGGGTCCCAGATCCCGTCACTGGCTACTATAGGCCGGAGAATCTTGACGACGAGATTGATGTCGCCGGCCTCAGAAACATGCTCCTAAAGAACAAGCATTGA